A genomic stretch from Bordetella sp. N includes:
- the fdhE gene encoding formate dehydrogenase accessory protein FdhE codes for MQRILPRGEIEALDHNHIPRLLAPVRGEVFRLRAARLRELAPGNAIGDYLSLIAVLADAQHIALAQCETPAVDAQRIALAQAHGMAPVAAGEIPRDPAWHQILLHILDHLDAAAGLPAPVRAICADLRLSVQDDAEGLDRAAAALVGEGAGQIDVATAPFLMAALQVYATDQACRFDSAQLPVVSPYGLCPVCGSLPVASVVRVGGQQEGYRYLCCALCSTQWHVVRVKCTTCEETRNIAYQGIETEDRALEREAARAETCESCHTYRKIFSQDKAFNVDPIADDLATLALDLLVGEAGYQRASGNPFLWQGEDEETATPESGPEQGAAGIGRE; via the coding sequence GTGCAACGTATTCTGCCGCGGGGCGAAATCGAAGCCCTGGACCATAACCATATTCCGCGCTTGCTCGCACCGGTGCGCGGTGAAGTCTTCCGGCTGCGCGCGGCGCGTTTGCGCGAACTGGCGCCGGGCAACGCCATCGGCGATTACCTGAGCCTGATCGCCGTGCTGGCCGACGCCCAGCATATCGCCCTGGCACAGTGCGAGACACCGGCGGTGGACGCGCAGCGCATCGCGCTGGCCCAGGCGCATGGCATGGCGCCGGTGGCGGCGGGTGAGATTCCGCGCGATCCGGCCTGGCATCAAATTCTTTTGCACATCCTGGATCATCTGGACGCGGCGGCGGGCTTGCCCGCGCCGGTGCGGGCCATATGCGCCGATCTAAGGCTATCCGTGCAGGACGATGCGGAGGGACTGGACCGCGCCGCGGCCGCCCTGGTGGGCGAAGGCGCCGGACAGATCGACGTGGCGACGGCGCCGTTCCTGATGGCGGCCTTGCAGGTGTATGCCACCGACCAGGCCTGTCGCTTCGATTCGGCGCAACTGCCGGTGGTCAGTCCCTATGGCTTGTGCCCGGTCTGCGGTTCGCTGCCGGTGGCGAGTGTCGTGCGCGTGGGCGGGCAGCAGGAAGGGTATCGCTATCTGTGCTGCGCGCTGTGTTCGACGCAGTGGCATGTGGTGCGGGTCAAATGCACGACGTGCGAAGAGACCAGGAACATCGCGTACCAGGGCATTGAGACGGAAGACCGCGCGCTGGAACGGGAAGCGGCCCGTGCCGAGACCTGTGAAAGCTGCCACACCTATCGCAAGATTTTTTCCCAGGACAAGGCGTTCAACGTCGATCCCATCGCCGATGATCTGGCTACCTTGGCGCTGGACTTGCTGGTGGGCGAGGCGGGATATCAGCGGGCGAGCGGGAATCCTTTCCTGTGGCAGGGGGAGGACGAGGAGACTGCCACGCCGGAGTCCGGCCCTGAGCAGGGTGCGGCCGGCATCGGGCGGGAGTAG
- a CDS encoding formate dehydrogenase subunit gamma has product MAASGGHGKVRWIQRYTAGERTNHWIVAITFLLLAASGLALFHPSMFWMSAVLGGGPWVRILHPFVGVLMFVCFALLALRMWRHNLMQKRDVQWLKQINDVLTNREDRLPEVGKYNAGQKLLFYVLILCMLGLLASGIVIWRQYFSFYFPIGVIRAASVLHAVCGFGIICAIIVHIYAALWVKGSIGAMVRGKVTWGWAWKHHRAWFRDVEGGRSSRDTYTNR; this is encoded by the coding sequence ATGGCTGCCTCTGGTGGGCACGGCAAGGTCCGCTGGATCCAGCGCTATACCGCCGGGGAACGCACCAATCACTGGATCGTCGCCATCACCTTCCTGCTGCTGGCGGCGTCCGGGCTGGCGCTGTTCCATCCGTCCATGTTCTGGATGTCGGCGGTGCTGGGCGGCGGTCCGTGGGTGCGCATCCTGCATCCCTTCGTCGGCGTGCTGATGTTCGTCTGCTTCGCCTTGCTGGCCTTGCGCATGTGGCGCCACAACCTCATGCAGAAGCGCGATGTCCAGTGGCTGAAGCAGATCAACGACGTGTTGACCAATCGCGAGGACCGCTTGCCGGAGGTCGGCAAGTACAACGCCGGCCAGAAGCTGCTGTTCTATGTGCTGATCCTTTGCATGCTGGGCCTGCTGGCCAGCGGCATCGTGATCTGGCGGCAGTATTTCAGCTTCTATTTCCCCATCGGCGTGATCCGGGCCGCCTCCGTGCTGCACGCGGTTTGCGGTTTCGGCATAATCTGCGCGATCATCGTGCATATTTATGCGGCATTGTGGGTGAAGGGATCGATAGGCGCCATGGTGCGCGGCAAGGTCACCTGGGGCTGGGCGTGGAAGCATCATCGCGCCTGGTTCCGTGACGTCGAAGGCGGCCGCTCGTCGCGCGATACCTATACGAACCGGTAG
- the fdxH gene encoding formate dehydrogenase subunit beta, which translates to MSMQSLDIKRRSATTTPMPQVREPSTGSVAKLIDVSKCIGCKACQTACMEWNDLRDEVGTNVGVYDNPADLTEHSWTVMRFSEYENPDSGNLEWLIRKDGCMHCEDPGCLKACPSPGAIVQYTNGIVDFHEENCIGCGYCVTGCPFNVPRISKKDHKAYKCTLCSDRVAVGQEPACAKTCPTGAIVFGTKEDMKHHAEERIEDLKSRGFDNAGLYDPQGVGGTHVMYVLHHADKPTLYHGLPENPRISPMVSFWKGISKPLGVAAMALTALAGFFHYVRVGPNETDEEDERKAEEEVRHG; encoded by the coding sequence ATGTCCATGCAATCCCTGGATATCAAGCGGCGCTCCGCCACCACCACCCCCATGCCGCAGGTCCGCGAGCCGTCCACCGGCTCGGTGGCCAAGCTGATCGACGTGTCGAAGTGCATCGGCTGCAAGGCCTGTCAGACCGCGTGCATGGAGTGGAACGACCTGCGCGACGAGGTCGGCACCAACGTCGGCGTGTATGACAACCCGGCCGACCTGACCGAGCACTCGTGGACCGTGATGCGCTTCTCGGAGTACGAGAACCCGGACTCGGGCAACCTGGAGTGGCTGATCCGCAAGGACGGCTGCATGCACTGCGAGGACCCCGGCTGCCTGAAGGCCTGTCCGTCGCCGGGCGCCATCGTCCAGTACACCAACGGCATCGTCGATTTTCACGAGGAAAACTGCATAGGCTGCGGTTACTGCGTGACCGGCTGTCCCTTCAACGTGCCGCGCATTTCGAAGAAGGATCACAAGGCGTACAAGTGCACCTTGTGTTCGGACCGCGTGGCGGTGGGACAGGAGCCGGCTTGCGCCAAGACCTGTCCCACCGGCGCCATCGTGTTCGGCACCAAGGAGGACATGAAGCATCACGCGGAAGAGCGCATCGAGGACCTGAAGTCGCGCGGTTTCGACAATGCCGGCCTGTACGATCCGCAGGGCGTGGGCGGGACGCACGTCATGTATGTGCTGCACCATGCCGACAAGCCGACGCTGTATCACGGCTTGCCGGAGAACCCGCGCATCAGCCCGATGGTTTCCTTCTGGAAGGGCATCTCCAAGCCCTTGGGTGTGGCCGCCATGGCGCTTACCGCGCTGGCGGGTTTCTTCCACTACGTGCGCGTGGGTCCCAACGAGACCGACGAGGAAGACGAGCGCAAAGCCGAAGAGGAGGTGCGCCATGGCTGA